One genomic window of Comamonas serinivorans includes the following:
- a CDS encoding cysteine dioxygenase, with protein sequence MAPAHADAVTPAPNLARLRGFLQRLAALVEQAPDTAHIVQHGAGLLSELVRHDDWLPEACAQPHPEHYQQHLLHADALGRFSVVSFVWGPGQQTPIHDHTVWGLIGMLRGSEHSQRFVQDGVGRWQPEGEPERLLPGDVEAVYPPDHDVHQVRNAFDDRVSISIHVYGANIGGVSRHVFTPDGQTKPFISGYSNTVLPNLWDVSRAA encoded by the coding sequence ATGGCGCCCGCCCACGCCGATGCCGTGACCCCGGCCCCCAACCTGGCCCGGCTGCGTGGCTTTCTGCAGCGCCTGGCGGCCCTGGTCGAGCAAGCGCCCGACACCGCCCACATCGTGCAACACGGAGCCGGCCTGCTGTCCGAGCTGGTGCGCCACGACGACTGGCTGCCCGAGGCCTGTGCCCAACCGCACCCCGAGCACTACCAGCAGCACCTGCTGCACGCCGACGCGCTGGGGCGCTTCTCGGTGGTGAGCTTCGTCTGGGGCCCCGGCCAGCAGACGCCCATCCATGACCACACCGTCTGGGGCCTGATCGGCATGCTGCGCGGCAGCGAGCATTCGCAGCGCTTTGTGCAGGACGGCGTCGGCCGCTGGCAGCCCGAGGGCGAGCCCGAGCGCCTGCTGCCCGGCGACGTCGAGGCCGTCTACCCGCCCGACCACGACGTGCACCAGGTGCGCAACGCCTTCGACGACCGCGTGTCCATCAGCATCCACGTCTACGGCGCCAACATCGGCGGCGTGTCGCGCCACGTGTTCACCCCCGATGGGCAGACCAAGCCCTTCATCTCGGGCTACAGCAACACCGTGCTGCCCAACCTGTGGGACGTGTCGCGCGCGGCCTGA
- a CDS encoding ABC transporter permease, which yields MSAVADHVLPAPPEVRASSATAAPRSPAVPVPRRRLHTWGVGLLAAAAWLGLGLLTLLVPNQEAGFSEWVYTTEFGVVALAAAAVLAVLSLWPAVAQARTPVLGTLRHTGPWLVAAGVGLALWELATAKTAWLPTPFFAPPTALAEVYVTDWARLGESAFNSLKLLAIGTGIGGLWGFAVGVWIGWSRVANYWIHPVLRVLGPVPTTALLPICFYFFPSSWSTAIFLIALGTAFPVAILTWSGVVSVNKQYYDVARTLGASQAFLIFRVAIPAALPQVFVGLFMGLGAAFSTLVVAEMLGVKSGLGWYLTWAQGWASYPNMYAALLLMALLFSGVISLLFAVRGRVLAWQKGVVTW from the coding sequence ATGAGTGCCGTCGCCGACCATGTCCTGCCCGCGCCGCCCGAGGTGCGCGCGTCTTCTGCCACCGCCGCCCCGCGCAGCCCCGCCGTACCGGTCCCGCGCAGGCGGCTGCACACCTGGGGCGTGGGCCTGCTGGCCGCCGCGGCCTGGCTGGGTCTGGGCCTGCTGACCCTGCTGGTGCCCAACCAGGAAGCCGGCTTCAGCGAGTGGGTGTACACGACCGAGTTCGGCGTGGTGGCGCTGGCCGCCGCGGCCGTGTTGGCCGTGCTGTCGCTCTGGCCCGCCGTGGCCCAGGCCCGCACGCCTGTCCTGGGCACGCTGCGCCACACCGGCCCCTGGCTGGTGGCCGCGGGCGTGGGCCTGGCGCTGTGGGAGCTGGCCACCGCCAAGACCGCGTGGCTGCCGACGCCGTTCTTTGCGCCCCCCACGGCCCTGGCCGAGGTCTACGTGACCGACTGGGCCCGTCTGGGCGAAAGCGCCTTCAACTCGCTCAAGCTGCTGGCCATCGGCACCGGCATCGGCGGTCTGTGGGGGTTTGCCGTGGGCGTGTGGATCGGCTGGTCGCGCGTGGCCAATTACTGGATCCACCCGGTGCTGCGCGTGCTGGGCCCGGTGCCCACCACGGCGCTGCTGCCGATCTGCTTTTACTTCTTCCCGTCCAGCTGGTCCACGGCCATCTTCCTGATTGCGCTGGGCACCGCGTTTCCGGTCGCCATCCTCACCTGGTCGGGCGTGGTCAGCGTGAACAAGCAGTACTACGACGTGGCCCGCACCCTGGGGGCCAGCCAGGCCTTCCTCATCTTCCGCGTGGCGATTCCGGCGGCCCTGCCGCAGGTGTTCGTGGGCCTGTTCATGGGCCTGGGCGCGGCGTTTTCGACGCTGGTGGTGGCGGAGATGCTGGGCGTGAAATCGGGCCTGGGCTGGTACCTGACCTGGGCGCAAGGCTGGGCCAGCTACCCCAACATGTACGCCGCCCTGCTGCTGATGGCCCTGCTGTTCTCGGGCGTGATCAGCCTGCTGTTCGCCGTGCGCGGCCGCGTGCTGGCCTGGCAAAAGGGGGTGGTGACATGGTGA
- a CDS encoding c-type cytochrome, with protein sequence MRERVLAALDAAQRAWLQGLDLLGLARTVDGQPAWPHAWRFSAQVLAYDAGLLRQLLWTLAAIALALTCAGAALLSQRRTRRHRQVPAPARPHPLLTWPRAWWALAALALLAAPWPPAHLVFTRAVPTSFHQSPTGFEARAIVAGQQLYAAHCASCHGPTARGDGPRAAQGGPNDLWPPTLIGNLLSKRLEGELLWRVRHGWQADEGPHPPHAFGAALSAEQTWQVLDFLRANAAGQNVAEGGGWPQPVRLPRAQSACPAAPASLRTRLVFADTVPADLRPDPRLFTVLVTPAGAASGAADSVAVDCTLDDPDFRTAMAQLLGVPPTSLNGHQVLSDRAGWLRARSTPGAAGWRDDDLLCQTPTGPEAAVADASRPVGEGLDALIARMDAAPLLPLRAGFAHR encoded by the coding sequence ATGCGTGAGCGCGTGCTGGCGGCACTCGACGCCGCCCAGCGCGCATGGCTGCAGGGGTTGGACCTGCTAGGCCTGGCGCGCACCGTGGACGGCCAGCCCGCCTGGCCGCACGCCTGGCGCTTTTCGGCCCAGGTGCTGGCCTACGACGCCGGCCTGCTGCGCCAGCTGCTGTGGACGCTGGCGGCCATCGCCCTGGCGCTGACCTGCGCGGGCGCGGCGCTGCTCAGCCAGCGGCGGACCCGTCGGCATCGGCAGGTGCCTGCGCCTGCACGCCCCCACCCGCTCTTGACCTGGCCCCGGGCCTGGTGGGCGCTGGCCGCGCTGGCCCTGCTGGCCGCGCCCTGGCCGCCCGCCCACCTGGTGTTCACGCGCGCCGTGCCCACCAGCTTTCACCAGTCGCCCACGGGCTTCGAGGCGCGTGCCATCGTCGCCGGGCAGCAGCTGTACGCCGCCCATTGCGCCAGCTGCCACGGCCCCACGGCACGCGGCGACGGTCCCCGCGCCGCCCAGGGCGGCCCGAACGACCTGTGGCCGCCCACGCTGATCGGCAACCTGCTGAGCAAGCGGCTGGAGGGCGAGCTGCTTTGGCGCGTGCGCCACGGCTGGCAGGCCGACGAGGGCCCGCACCCGCCGCATGCCTTTGGCGCCGCGCTGAGCGCCGAGCAGACCTGGCAGGTGCTGGACTTCCTGCGCGCCAATGCCGCCGGCCAGAATGTGGCCGAGGGCGGCGGCTGGCCCCAACCCGTGCGCCTGCCCCGCGCGCAAAGCGCTTGTCCCGCCGCCCCAGCCAGCCTGCGCACGCGCCTGGTGTTCGCCGACACGGTGCCGGCCGACCTGCGCCCCGATCCCCGCCTGTTCACCGTGCTGGTCACCCCCGCTGGAGCGGCATCTGGCGCGGCCGACTCGGTGGCCGTCGACTGCACCCTCGACGACCCCGATTTCCGCACCGCCATGGCCCAGCTGTTGGGCGTGCCCCCCACCAGCCTGAACGGCCACCAGGTGCTGAGCGACCGCGCCGGCTGGCTGCGCGCGCGCAGCACGCCGGGCGCCGCGGGTTGGCGCGACGACGACTTGCTGTGCCAGACCCCGACCGGCCCC
- a CDS encoding enoyl-CoA hydratase, whose translation MTPSDAPDLVLVERPEPGLAIVTLNRPQALNALSSALRRQLRRAIDTLNADGQARVLILRGAGRAFCAGLDLKELQQRTQSAAAPAADAGGSPAFLGDAPNVAGSIVGFDGPLIGLVQGAAITGGFELALLCDVLLAAPDARFADTHGRVGILPGSGMSQRLSRRIGIARAKEVSLTGNFIDALTAERWGLVNRVVPHDELLAQGLQLARDMLELPDAMLRGYRQLIDDGFAGSQTAGLALEQARARAWHSAHADGVLAGGGMAALQQRARHTP comes from the coding sequence ATGACACCCTCTGACGCCCCCGACCTGGTCCTGGTGGAGCGGCCCGAACCCGGCCTCGCCATCGTCACCCTGAACCGCCCGCAGGCGCTCAACGCCCTGTCGAGCGCCTTGCGGCGGCAGCTGCGCCGCGCCATCGACACCCTGAACGCCGACGGCCAGGCCCGCGTGCTCATCCTGCGCGGCGCCGGGCGCGCGTTCTGCGCCGGCCTGGACCTGAAGGAGCTGCAGCAACGCACCCAAAGCGCCGCTGCGCCTGCAGCCGACGCAGGCGGCAGCCCCGCCTTCCTGGGCGATGCTCCCAACGTGGCCGGCAGCATCGTGGGTTTCGACGGCCCGCTCATCGGCCTGGTGCAGGGCGCAGCCATCACGGGTGGGTTCGAGTTGGCGCTGCTGTGCGACGTGCTGCTGGCCGCACCCGATGCCCGGTTTGCCGACACGCACGGCCGCGTCGGCATCCTGCCCGGCTCGGGGATGTCGCAGCGCCTGTCGCGCCGCATCGGCATCGCGCGCGCCAAAGAGGTGTCGCTGACCGGCAATTTCATCGACGCCCTCACCGCCGAGCGCTGGGGCCTGGTCAACCGCGTGGTGCCGCACGACGAGCTGCTGGCCCAGGGCCTGCAGCTGGCGCGCGACATGCTCGAGCTGCCCGACGCCATGCTGCGCGGCTACCGCCAGCTCATCGACGACGGCTTCGCTGGCAGCCAGACCGCGGGCCTTGCGCTGGAGCAGGCCCGCGCACGCGCCTGGCACAGCGCCCACGCCGACGGCGTGTTGGCTGGCGGCGGCATGGCCGCGCTGCAGCAGCGCGCGCGGCACACGCCTTGA
- a CDS encoding ABC transporter ATP-binding protein: MLTATDLVWRAGPAGSRPYVGRPFVGRPFVGRPIVGRPIVNQVSLQVARGETLGIVGPNGCGKSTLLRLLYRVLTPTQGQVHLHGQDIWRLDARQFARQVAVMGQSPPALEGRVHDAVMMGRYPHQSRWSHDSARDRAIVHDCLQQVSANHLANATLASLSGGERQRVLLARALAQEPELLFLDEPTNHLDIRYQLELMALITRLQRTVVVVLHDLNLAAAHCDRIALLQGGRIAAIGPPAEVFTPAHIGRVFGVRAQVETDAQGKLRISYAL, translated from the coding sequence ATGCTGACGGCCACCGACTTGGTCTGGCGCGCGGGTCCCGCCGGGAGCCGCCCGTACGTGGGCCGCCCGTTCGTGGGCCGCCCGTTCGTGGGCCGCCCCATCGTGGGCCGCCCCATCGTCAACCAAGTGAGCCTGCAGGTGGCGCGCGGCGAAACCCTGGGCATCGTCGGCCCCAACGGCTGCGGCAAGTCCACGCTGCTGCGCCTGCTCTACCGCGTGCTGACACCCACGCAAGGCCAGGTCCACCTCCACGGGCAGGACATCTGGCGCCTGGATGCGCGGCAGTTTGCCCGCCAGGTGGCCGTCATGGGCCAAAGCCCGCCCGCGCTCGAGGGCCGCGTGCACGACGCCGTGATGATGGGCCGCTACCCCCACCAGTCGCGCTGGTCGCACGACAGCGCGCGCGACCGGGCCATCGTGCACGACTGCCTGCAGCAGGTCAGCGCCAACCACCTGGCGAACGCTACGCTGGCCAGCCTGTCGGGCGGCGAGCGGCAACGCGTGCTGCTGGCGCGCGCCCTGGCCCAGGAGCCCGAGCTGCTGTTCCTGGACGAGCCCACCAACCACCTCGACATCCGCTACCAGCTGGAGCTGATGGCCTTGATCACCCGCCTGCAGCGCACCGTGGTGGTGGTGCTGCACGACCTGAACCTGGCCGCCGCCCACTGCGACCGCATCGCCCTGCTGCAAGGCGGCCGCATCGCCGCCATTGGCCCGCCGGCCGAGGTGTTCACGCCGGCCCACATCGGCCGGGTGTTCGGCGTGCGCGCCCAGGTCGAAACCGACGCCCAGGGCAAGCTGCGCATCAGCTATGCGCTGTGA
- a CDS encoding rhodanese-related sulfurtransferase: MTQATLTSTPSSTAPSAPGAASSSVAEWTPAQVRQALLAGQEIALLDVREEDPFAQSHPLFAANLPLGRIELDAWRRIPRRDTAIVVYDNGEGLAPRALNKLRELGYTQLALLQGGLQGWREAGGELFIDVNVPSKSFGELVEAKRHTPSLSAQEVKALLDAQADVVVLDMRRFDEYQTMSIHTGISVPGAEVVLRAANLAPNPATQIIVNCAGRTRSIIGTQSLVNAGLPNPIAALRNGTIGWTLAGQTLDHGASRRFGPVSEAERLQAAERARRVADGAGVKRATLADVDRFVAEAARTTYLLDVRTPEEYAHAHLPGFANAPGGQLVQETDHTVPVRGARIVLVDDDGARANMSASWLAQMNWDVWVLDLAADAQQLPAAAANAFRETGVPAATLPPVPAGVRRVSPQALAQWLGIEGADVQANDTVVLNLTTSANHVKAHIPGAWFVLRPQLAEALPRLPVAKRYVLTCGNSSLAAYAVAELQQLTSAEVLLLDGGNAAWQAAGLPTESGEHNLASPRIDRYRRPYEGTDAPREAMQAYLDWEYGLVEQLGRDGTHGFRVLGEATA, from the coding sequence ATGACCCAGGCCACCTTGACCTCCACCCCGTCTTCCACCGCCCCGTCTGCGCCCGGCGCCGCGTCTTCCTCGGTTGCCGAATGGACCCCGGCGCAGGTGCGCCAGGCCCTGCTGGCCGGGCAGGAGATCGCCCTGCTCGACGTGCGCGAGGAAGACCCCTTCGCCCAGAGTCATCCGCTGTTCGCGGCCAACCTGCCGCTGGGTCGCATCGAGCTCGACGCCTGGCGCCGCATCCCGCGCCGCGACACGGCCATCGTCGTTTACGACAACGGCGAAGGCCTGGCGCCGCGCGCGCTGAACAAACTGCGCGAGCTGGGCTACACCCAGCTGGCCCTGCTGCAGGGCGGCCTGCAAGGGTGGCGCGAGGCCGGCGGCGAGCTGTTCATCGACGTGAACGTGCCCAGCAAGTCGTTCGGCGAGCTGGTCGAGGCCAAGCGCCACACGCCTTCGCTGTCGGCGCAAGAGGTCAAGGCCCTGCTCGACGCCCAGGCCGACGTGGTGGTGCTGGACATGCGCCGCTTCGACGAATACCAGACCATGAGCATCCACACCGGCATCAGCGTGCCCGGTGCCGAAGTGGTGCTGCGCGCGGCCAACCTGGCGCCCAACCCGGCCACGCAGATCATCGTCAACTGCGCGGGTCGCACGCGCTCCATCATCGGCACGCAGTCGCTGGTCAACGCCGGCCTGCCCAATCCCATTGCCGCGCTGCGCAACGGCACCATCGGCTGGACGCTGGCCGGCCAGACGCTGGACCACGGCGCCAGCCGTCGTTTCGGCCCCGTGAGCGAGGCCGAGCGCCTGCAGGCCGCCGAGCGCGCCCGCCGCGTGGCCGATGGCGCCGGCGTGAAACGCGCCACGCTGGCCGATGTGGACCGCTTCGTGGCCGAGGCCGCGCGCACCACCTACCTGCTCGACGTGCGCACGCCCGAGGAGTACGCCCATGCCCACCTGCCCGGTTTTGCCAACGCACCGGGCGGCCAGCTGGTGCAGGAGACCGACCACACCGTGCCCGTGCGCGGCGCCCGCATCGTGCTGGTCGACGACGATGGCGCGCGCGCCAACATGAGCGCCTCGTGGCTGGCGCAGATGAACTGGGACGTGTGGGTGCTGGACCTGGCCGCCGATGCGCAGCAGCTGCCCGCGGCCGCGGCCAACGCCTTCCGCGAGACCGGTGTGCCGGCCGCCACGCTGCCGCCTGTGCCGGCCGGCGTGCGCCGCGTGTCGCCCCAGGCGCTGGCCCAGTGGCTGGGCATCGAAGGCGCCGACGTGCAGGCCAACGACACCGTGGTCCTCAACCTGACCACCAGCGCCAACCACGTCAAAGCCCACATCCCCGGGGCCTGGTTCGTGCTGCGCCCGCAGCTGGCCGAGGCGCTGCCCCGGCTGCCCGTGGCCAAGCGCTATGTGCTGACCTGCGGCAACAGTTCGCTGGCCGCGTATGCCGTGGCCGAGCTGCAGCAGCTCACCTCGGCCGAGGTGCTGCTGCTGGACGGCGGCAATGCGGCCTGGCAGGCGGCGGGCTTGCCCACCGAATCCGGCGAGCACAACCTGGCGTCGCCGCGCATCGATCGCTACCGCCGCCCCTACGAGGGCACGGACGCGCCGCGCGAAGCCATGCAGGCCTACCTGGATTGGGAATACGGCTTGGTCGAACAGCTGGGCCGCGACGGCACGCACGGCTTCCGCGTGCTGGGCGAGGCCACGGCCTGA
- a CDS encoding enoyl-CoA hydratase yields MTTPSLVLIDRPADGLAVVTLNRPEALNALSNELRRQFTAAFDTLMQDGTRVVVLAGAGRAFCAGLDLRELGARAQSGQAAFGMERELNIVGAMEAFAGPIIGAVQGAAVTGGFEVALACDLLFAAPDARFGDTHGRVGIMPGWGMSQRLSRRIGIARAKEMSLTGNYIDAATAERWGLVNRIVPNDALLAQAVQLGKDMLELSPTILPKYKRLIDEGFATTQAEGLALEQQYAREWNNANTQDVLPGGGMAALQARARKG; encoded by the coding sequence ATGACCACCCCCTCCCTCGTCCTCATCGATCGTCCCGCCGACGGCCTGGCGGTGGTCACGCTGAACCGGCCCGAGGCGCTGAACGCCTTGTCCAACGAATTGCGGCGCCAGTTCACCGCCGCCTTTGACACGCTGATGCAGGACGGCACGCGCGTCGTCGTGCTGGCCGGCGCGGGGCGCGCCTTCTGCGCCGGCCTGGACCTGCGCGAGCTGGGCGCGCGGGCCCAAAGCGGCCAGGCCGCCTTCGGCATGGAGCGCGAGCTCAACATCGTGGGCGCCATGGAGGCCTTCGCCGGCCCCATCATCGGCGCCGTGCAGGGCGCCGCCGTCACGGGCGGCTTCGAGGTCGCCCTGGCCTGCGACCTGTTGTTTGCCGCACCCGACGCCCGCTTTGGCGACACGCATGGCCGCGTCGGCATCATGCCGGGCTGGGGCATGTCACAGCGCCTGTCGCGCCGCATCGGCATCGCGCGTGCCAAAGAGATGTCGCTGACCGGCAACTACATCGACGCCGCCACCGCCGAGCGCTGGGGCCTGGTCAACCGCATCGTGCCGAACGACGCGTTGCTGGCCCAGGCCGTGCAACTGGGCAAGGACATGCTGGAGCTGTCGCCCACCATCCTGCCCAAGTACAAACGCCTCATTGACGAGGGCTTTGCCACCACGCAGGCCGAAGGCCTGGCGCTGGAGCAGCAATACGCCCGCGAGTGGAACAACGCCAACACCCAGGACGTGCTGCCCGGCGGCGGCATGGCCGCGCTGCAGGCCCGGGCGCGCAAGGGCTGA
- a CDS encoding ABC transporter ATP-binding protein, producing MVSVLDLADDDAVYAPHRPSENEDGPVLPSSSSPPQAGAHIDVQAVSHWFDLPQRSAADAQALQVIDDLSLQIAPGEFVALIGPSGCGKSSLLRLVAGLEQPRQGAITHDGEAITRPHPSRIVVFQDPTLFPWRTVWQNVALGLQARGVRHKPPRSPAALGSLPPKGAGLAWGGPALRPAPPRSPTALESLPRGAGLAQERPFAAAGVAQALDMVGLTAFARAYPHQLSGGMAQRVALARALVNEPSLLVLDEPLGKLDSLTRLHMQGELLRLWQSQGFSTLLVTHDVEEALYLAQRVVVLSERPTHIKQVLVNDLPYPRQRTHPRFIALRQQALGLLGLSTD from the coding sequence ATGGTGAGCGTGCTTGACCTGGCCGATGACGACGCAGTATATGCACCTCACCGTCCTTCTGAAAACGAAGATGGACCGGTACTACCTTCATCATCTTCACCCCCGCAAGCCGGCGCCCACATCGACGTGCAGGCGGTCAGCCATTGGTTCGACCTGCCGCAGCGCAGCGCGGCCGACGCGCAGGCGCTGCAGGTCATCGACGACCTGAGCCTGCAGATCGCGCCGGGCGAGTTCGTCGCCCTGATCGGCCCCAGCGGCTGCGGCAAGAGCTCGTTGCTGCGCCTGGTGGCCGGGCTGGAGCAGCCGCGGCAAGGCGCCATCACGCACGACGGCGAGGCCATCACGCGGCCGCACCCGTCGCGCATCGTGGTGTTCCAGGACCCGACGCTGTTCCCCTGGCGCACGGTGTGGCAGAACGTGGCGCTGGGCCTGCAGGCCCGCGGCGTGCGCCACAAGCCCCCACGCTCCCCGGCTGCGCTCGGGTCCCTGCCCCCCAAGGGGGCTGGCCTGGCTTGGGGCGGCCCTGCGCTGCGGCCGGCGCCCCCACGCTCCCCGACCGCGCTCGAGTCCCTTCCCCGGGGGGCTGGCCTGGCTCAGGAGCGGCCCTTCGCTGCGGCTGGCGTTGCGCAGGCGTTGGACATGGTGGGCCTGACGGCGTTCGCCCGAGCCTACCCGCACCAGCTGTCAGGGGGCATGGCGCAGCGCGTGGCGCTGGCGCGCGCCCTGGTCAACGAGCCCAGCCTGCTGGTGCTGGACGAACCGCTGGGCAAGCTCGATTCGCTGACGCGGCTGCACATGCAGGGCGAGCTGCTGCGGCTGTGGCAAAGCCAGGGCTTTTCCACGCTGCTGGTCACCCACGACGTGGAAGAAGCGCTGTACCTGGCGCAGCGCGTGGTGGTGCTCAGCGAGCGGCCGACCCACATCAAGCAGGTGCTGGTGAACGACCTGCCCTACCCGCGCCAGCGCACGCACCCGCGCTTCATCGCGCTGCGCCAGCAGGCGCTGGGCCTGCTGGGCCTGAGCACGGATTGA
- a CDS encoding ABC transporter substrate-binding protein, giving the protein MRTLPPFPALPSSPSRRTWLGRGAALAALGGAGALGLSNHPARAATLTPIKLAWNANAPCLAAAPVAQSKGIFAKHGLQVELINFSGSTDQLLEVIATSKADAALGMIHRWIKPLESGLDVKLVGSSHGGCSRLVGYEKAGITSLASLKGKTIAVSDLNAPGKNFFSVLLKKNGIDPEKDVQWRQFPADMLGLAVEKGEAHAIADGDPNLVFIQRKTAGLVDIATNLSGEYAAKTCCVVGVGGKLLRQNKPVVAQLVRAIVEASDYVADNPGEAARAFAPYSKASEADLRAVLGTLTHRSHPVGHNLRQEIEFYARDFKLVGVLKPSTDPAKYANHVFADVLG; this is encoded by the coding sequence ATGCGCACTCTGCCCCCCTTCCCCGCCCTGCCCTCATCCCCCTCGCGCCGCACCTGGCTGGGCCGCGGTGCTGCCCTGGCCGCGCTGGGCGGCGCCGGCGCGCTGGGCCTGTCGAACCACCCGGCCAGGGCCGCCACCCTCACGCCCATCAAGCTGGCCTGGAACGCCAACGCCCCCTGCCTGGCCGCCGCGCCCGTGGCGCAGAGCAAGGGCATCTTTGCCAAGCACGGGCTGCAGGTCGAGCTCATCAACTTCTCGGGTTCGACCGATCAGCTGCTCGAGGTGATCGCCACCTCGAAAGCCGATGCGGCGCTCGGCATGATCCACCGCTGGATCAAGCCGCTGGAGTCGGGCCTGGACGTGAAACTGGTGGGCAGCTCGCACGGCGGCTGCTCGCGCCTGGTGGGCTATGAAAAGGCCGGCATCACCTCGCTGGCCTCGCTCAAGGGCAAGACGATTGCCGTGTCCGACCTCAATGCGCCGGGCAAGAACTTCTTCTCCGTGCTGCTCAAGAAGAACGGCATCGACCCCGAGAAGGACGTGCAGTGGCGCCAGTTCCCGGCCGACATGCTGGGCCTGGCGGTGGAAAAGGGCGAAGCCCATGCGATCGCCGACGGCGACCCCAACCTGGTGTTCATCCAGCGCAAGACGGCGGGCCTGGTGGACATCGCCACCAACCTGTCGGGCGAGTACGCGGCCAAGACCTGCTGCGTGGTGGGCGTGGGCGGCAAGCTGCTGCGCCAGAACAAGCCGGTGGTGGCACAGCTGGTGCGCGCCATCGTCGAGGCTTCGGACTACGTCGCCGACAACCCCGGCGAAGCGGCGCGCGCCTTCGCGCCCTATTCCAAGGCCAGCGAGGCCGACCTGCGCGCCGTGCTGGGCACGCTGACCCACCGCAGCCACCCCGTGGGCCACAACCTGCGTCAGGAGATCGAGTTCTACGCCCGCGACTTCAAGCTGGTCGGCGTGCTCAAGCCCTCGACCGACCCTGCCAAGTACGCCAACCACGTGTTCGCCGACGTGCTGGGCTGA
- a CDS encoding FecCD family ABC transporter permease: MLLLALAVLLLAAGAALCWGSSAVPASQVWEVLRTEALHALGLPAVSEASPQHQRVVWLIRMPRVLLAAVVGAGLAVVGVAMQALVRNPLADPYLLGVSSGASVGAVSVLAWGALASAGLFAITLGAFAGALLATTLVYLLALQQGRVLPTRLILSGVAVAYTCMGVTSLITLTAGQRELAASLMTWTLGSLSGSQWISLPAPALILLLGLAVLWGSARELNVLRSGDESAISLGLNVARFRRRMFVLVSLMTGSLVAVSGAIGFVGLVIPHITRMLIGHDHRRVLPVAALMGAAFLIAVDLLARTAFAPMELPVGVITSLIGGPFFIGMLVRQGRQTRRADKGGPAC, encoded by the coding sequence TTGCTCCTGCTGGCCCTGGCCGTGCTGCTGCTCGCGGCCGGCGCCGCATTGTGCTGGGGGTCCAGCGCCGTGCCGGCCAGCCAGGTGTGGGAGGTGCTGCGCACCGAGGCACTGCACGCCCTGGGCCTGCCGGCGGTCAGCGAGGCCTCGCCGCAGCACCAGCGCGTCGTCTGGTTGATCCGCATGCCCCGCGTGCTGCTGGCGGCCGTCGTGGGCGCGGGCCTGGCCGTGGTCGGCGTGGCCATGCAGGCCCTGGTGCGCAACCCCCTGGCCGACCCCTACCTGCTGGGCGTGTCGTCCGGTGCCTCGGTGGGTGCCGTGAGCGTGCTGGCCTGGGGCGCCCTGGCCAGCGCCGGCCTGTTCGCGATCACGCTGGGGGCCTTCGCGGGCGCGCTGCTGGCCACCACGCTGGTCTACCTGCTGGCGCTGCAGCAAGGGCGCGTGCTGCCCACGCGCCTCATCCTCAGCGGCGTGGCCGTGGCGTACACCTGCATGGGCGTGACCAGCCTCATCACCTTGACGGCGGGGCAGCGCGAGCTGGCCGCCTCGCTGATGACCTGGACGCTGGGCAGCCTCTCGGGCAGCCAGTGGATCAGCCTGCCGGCACCGGCCCTCATCCTGCTGCTGGGCCTGGCCGTGCTGTGGGGCAGCGCGCGTGAGCTGAACGTGCTGCGCTCGGGCGACGAATCGGCGATCAGCCTGGGCCTGAACGTGGCGCGCTTTCGCCGCCGCATGTTCGTGCTCGTGTCGCTGATGACGGGCAGCCTGGTCGCGGTCAGTGGCGCCATCGGCTTCGTCGGCCTGGTCATCCCCCACATCACCCGCATGCTCATCGGCCACGACCACCGGCGGGTGTTGCCCGTGGCTGCCCTCATGGGCGCGGCCTTCCTGATCGCGGTGGACCTGCTGGCCCGCACGGCGTTTGCCCCCATGGAGCTGCCCGTGGGCGTCATCACCTCGTTGATCGGCGGCCCCTTCTTCATCGGGATGCTGGTGCGCCAGGGCCGGCAAACGCGCCGAGCCGACAAAGGCGGCCCCGCATGCTGA